In Malus sylvestris chromosome 15, drMalSylv7.2, whole genome shotgun sequence, a single genomic region encodes these proteins:
- the LOC126601116 gene encoding uncharacterized protein At4g08330, chloroplastic-like, with translation MEKSNIYRGSYTNGAYHPTFSSSSRADVSYSCGSCGYELNLSSNNRNTSTIGSNKYGKSIKRGIISFFNIDESRFTQVDELKCKPHFSKRSWGLFSRRTKLLCRKCGNHIGNAYDEYTSSSYPLVLDGSDSSSGHEVTKCRKFDVRIRALQPSNSEECGTSFLE, from the exons ATGGAGAAATCGAATATTTACAGAGGCAGTTACACTAACGGAGCTTACCATCCAaccttctcttcctcttctcgCGCCGATGTCAGTTACAG CTGTGGCTCTTGTGGCTATGAGCTGAACCTAAGTTCCAACAACCGGAACACTTCTACAATTGGCTCTAATAAGTATGGAAAATCTATAAAGCGGGGGATCATATCGTTCTTTAACATCGATGAGAGCAGATTTACTCAGGTTGATGAACTTAAGTGTAAACCCCATTTCTCTAAGCGTTCATGGGGTTTGTTCAGCCGGAGAACTAAACTTCTTTGTCGCAAGTGTGGTAACCATATAGGAAATGCTTATGATGAGTACACTTCATCTTCTTACCCACTTGTGTTAGATGGATCAGATTCATCATCAGGCCATGAAGTTACCAAATGCAGAAAATTTGATGTTAGAATTCGTGCCTTGCAGCCTTCGAATTCTGAAGAATGTGGCACTTCGTTTTTAGAATGA
- the LOC126604971 gene encoding uncharacterized protein LOC126604971, which yields MVFLKCFKNNTITILAKEGDSQDSGTTLKLYAPLTGPKALALPAKDNSMHIKSWSSEVPWDVVDSVRLNAKKKACTSMSLILNHSHHVRDNHSVSFELLGDRIRSGAMAWSSTLSTTGGAAFVEFYWEWLEDVLSRSKDMLTNTGLYHAVYASLFSYDRHPSVIRAFFKHWCSATNTLHTARGEMSISLWDLHKIGGLPIQGQFYDEVVPSVEEFSYRNSRGLPASCRYLFGAYHKLFQEAPGKSGVKISSWIQFWYWDAMKYKRPSKKSGRNKTTRPKGDSDPSGVIGPAVRRTSAELKAFEDCGVASEHLEESYLAALLACWLCKFVFPKDDVNFIRPGVFKVASKMAVGESFSLAIPVLANIYDGLNVISNLASTEDRAAVLPYHYVYGWLGEYFGTHFSSSTLDKSGPSSPSSVKLGPLMTKYSGVLSARSLDDSQAQTLFRSCEGLKMDRLARVGSVRRGIMDDSHLRSSDLSYLISLRSAYVSLRQENRCVVQPYNPHRFSRQFGFVQNVPGRLKEKAQSESLQAVYMHWESCTRAFTNAYITLPAKDEFRGNPVTRVYAHWWSKVHHEDLGMASGNNSSHSRHDALKEGSFATPMQLVPFDCVSATPLQDRPVALVRQRLCSSPHHLDASEEAGDEVDSYEDGLVLRQRQQVLNKRPLEVAQVDSDVNFRHKKKEVFRPPQSDGRVSLEKDVGPSCPFDLAAAGVHSYMDMLLGGNLLTDGEIGDPPGEELVQNSPNLPSLPCVGEGVQESIIRPAPLPASSAISLRGPNLNGTEQFIHRLKLRAALDVKSHIESRISKCSLEDLSLLEEDLSKLVSTIDNLNVDSSSLRNKIAELMAASTEYSSLRAISLKKLSPDDRAQQLAAIDLSLARVRSSQQVASGDYQVTEASLASVQVRLDALVREREQLGTQASQLEKVLAEQRATLSQHHEEISRLEQEKGLAMDLPTLSPTEVETLKTLEGLLQDRLRSFRDISFQ from the exons ATGGTGTTTCTCAAGTGTTTTAAAAACAACACTATCACCATTCTTGCAAAGGAAGGCGATTCACAGGATAGTGGAACGACGTTAAAGCTTTATGCGCCACTTACCGGCCCCAAGGCGCTTGCCCTTCCCGCAAAAGACAATtccatgcatattaagtcgtggtcttctGAAGTACCTTGGGATGTGGTAGACTCTGTTCGACTGAATGCAAAGAAAAAGGCATGCACATCGATGAGTCTTATCTTGAACCATTCGCACCATGTTCGTGACAATCATTCGGTTTCGTTTGAGCTTCTTGGCGATCGTATCCGTAGCGGAGCTATGGCTTGGAGTAGCACCTTGTCGACTACTGGAGGAGCCGCCTTTGTTGAGTTTTATTGGGaatggcttgaagatgtcttgagcCGTTCTAAAGATATGCTTACCAACACGGGACTTTATCATGCTGTATATGCATCTCTGTTCAGTTATGACCGACATCCTTCCGTCATTCGTGCATTCTTCAAGCATTGGTGTTCAGCGACCAACACACTTCATACGGCTCGAGGGGAGATGTCGATCTCGCTTTGGGATCTCCATAAGATAGGAGGCTTGCCAATCCAGGGACAATTTTACGATGAGGTTGTTCCTAGTGTGGAAGAGTTTTCTTATCGCAACAGCCGAGGATTACCTGCAAGCTGCCGTTATTTGTTTGGGGCATACCATAAGCTTTTCCAAGAGGCCCCAGGTAAGTCAGGCGTGAAGATCTCTTCATGGATCCAATTTTGGTATTGGGATGCCATGAAGTACAAGAGGCCTTCGAAGAAAAGCGGTCGTAACAAGACAACCAGGCCTAAGGGGGACTCGGACCCGTCTGGTGTCATTGGTCCAGCTGTTCGTCGTACTTCTGCTGAGTTGAAGGCATTCGAGGATTGTGGCGTGGCGTCAGAGCACTTAGAAGAATCTTACTTAGCCGCTCTCTTAGCTTGTTGGCTctgtaagtttgttttccccaAGGATGATGTCAACTTCATTCGTCCCGGAGTCTTCAAagttgctagcaagatggctgtAGGCGAATCTTTTAGTCTTGCTATTCCAGTTTTAGCCAATATTTACGACGGCTTGAACGTTATTTCGAACTTGGCAAGCACTGAAGATCGTGCTGCGGTGCTCCCTTAccactatgtgtatggttggttgggtgagtattttggcactcatttttcttcgtCAACTTTAGACAAGTCAGGTCCTTCTTCTCCGTCTTCAGTCAAGTTGGGGCCTTTAATGACGAAGTATTCTGGTGTGCTTTCTGCGAGGAGTCTTGATGATTCGCAGGCTCAAACACTGTTTAGAAGTTGTGAAGGTTTAAAAATGGACCGCCTGGCGAGAGTTGGCTCAGTACGGCGAGGCATCATGGATGATTCGCATCTTCGCTCTTCAGATTTGTCTTATCTCATAAGTCTTCGCTCAGCGTATGTTTCTTTGCGGCAAGAAAACCGATGCGTCGTTCAGCCGTACAATCCTCACCGTTTTagcaggcaatttggttttgtccaaaatGTGCCGGGCAGGCTGAAGGAAAAGGCCCAATCAGAATCCTTGCAAGCcgtgtatatgcattgggagtcttgtaccCGTGCATTTACGAATGCTTATATCACCCTGCCAGCCAAGGACGAGTTCAGGGGTAATCCAGTGACTCGTGTTTACGcgcattggtggtcaaaggtacaTCATGAGGATTTGGGGATGGCAAGTGGTAATAATTCTTCCCATTCACGCCACGATGCGTTGAAAGAAGGCAGTTTTGCGACTCCTATGCAGCTGGTACCTTTTGATTGTGTGAGTGCAACTCCCTTGCAAGACAGACCTGTGGCTTTAGTCCGTCAACGTTTGTGCTCATCTCCTCACCATTTggatgcttctgaagaggcGGGTGACGAGGTTGATTCGTATGAAGATGGACTTGTTTTGCGGCAGCGCCAACAAGTTTTAAACAAACGACCACTTGAAGTTGCTCAGGTTGACAGCgatgtcaattttcgtcataaAAAGAAAGAAGTGTTTAGGCCTCCCCAATCCGATGGTCGTGTGTCTCTAGAGAAAGAT gttgggccttctTGTCCTTTTGATTTGGCCGCCGCGGGTGTTCACTCCTATATGGATATGCTACTTGGAGGCAATCTGCTTACAGACGGGGAGATCGGGGATCCGCCCGGTGAAGAGCTCGTTCAAAATTCGCCCAATCTTCCAAGCCTGCCGTGTGTAGGTGAAGGCGTACAAGAGTCCATCATACGTCCAGCACCTTTGCCAGCTAGTTCTGCGATCTCTTTGAGAGGGCCGAACCTTAATGGTACCGAGCAATTTATCCATCGCCTCAAACTTCGTGCTGCCTTGGATGTCAAAAGCCATATTGAGAGTAGGATTTCGAAGTGTTCGCTGGAAGACCTTTCATTGCTCGAAGAAGATTTGTCGAAGCTTGTTTCTACGATTGACAACCTTAATGTTGATTCTTCGTCTTTGAGGAACAAGATTGCCGAACTTATGGCCGCCTCCactgagtattcttccttgcgCGCTATTTCCTTGAAGAAATTGAGCCCAGATGATCGAGCTCAACAGCTTGCAGCGATAGACTTGTCCTTGGCCCGAGTCCGGTCTTCTCAGCAAGTTGCTTCGGGAGATTATCAAGTCACAGAGGCTTCTTTAGCTTCCGTCCAGGTGCGTCTGGATGCGTTGGTACGAGAGCGAGAGCAGTTGGGAACTCAAGCATCACAACTTGAAAAAGTTCTTGCAGAACAGAGAGCTACACTTTCTCAGCACCATGAGGAGATCTCACGTCTAGAACAAGAGAAAGGCCTGGCTATGGATTTGCCCACCTTGTCTCCGACCGAGGtggagactttgaagactttggaaggcttgcttcaagatcgccTCCGTAGTTTTAGGGACATATCTTTCCAGtaa